Part of the Flavobacterium okayamense genome, GTTTTGCTGTTCAAGTTGAGCAACCTTTTGCATAAATTGTTGCGCATCGATATCTGTACCATTAACAGAACCAACATTGTTTGCATTTATACCAAAACTACCGTTTTGTACAACATCCCCAATAACAAACGCAAATAAACAGAATCCAATAACTCCAATTAATAATATTGAGCGCTGTCTAATTTTTCCTAAAACTGCCATTTTATATTAATTTACTTTTTTTCAGAGGGCGAAAATACAATTATCTATTCAATAATAAAATAGATAAAATTAGAATTTCGCTATTTTTTTGTAAAATTTTATTGTTTTTCTTCTAGAATAGAAAGTTTTACCAATTCTATCTTTTTATTTGAAGCCGAATGAATCGTAATCTCGAAGTTCTCTATTCTTATTTTTTCTTCATTTTGAGGAATTTCTTTAGTATGATATACAACAAACCCGCCCAAAGTACTATAAGAATCTGTTTCTGGAATATCTAAATTATACTTTTCATTTATAAATTCAACATCTAGTCGCGCTGAAAATAAATATGAATTTTCATCTAATTTTTCATCAATTAGCTCTTCATCTAAATCATGCTCATCTTCTATTTCTCCAAACAATTCTTCAATAATATCTTCCACCGTAACAATACCCGATGTCCCACCATATTCATCGAGAATTACAGCCATACTTTTACGCTTTTTGGTTAGAATATCGAGCAAATCTTTAATGTAAATAGTTTCAGGAACATACTCAATAGGAATCATTACTGATTTAATTGTTTTTGGTTTTTTAAACAATTCAAACGAATGTACATAACCTAAAACTTCGTCAACTGAATTTTGATAAACTACAATTTTAGAATAACCTGTACTAATAAACAATTCGCGGAGTTCTTGAACTGAATCTAAAATATCGACACCTGAAATTTCAGTTCTTGGCGTCATAATATCTCTTGCTTTCAAATCTGAAAACTCAAGTGCATTTTGAAAAATTTGAATTTCTGAATCAATTTCATCTTCATCAGAAACACCATTCATTTGCTCGGAAATAAAATTACCTAACTCTACTTTACTAAAATAATCTTGAACTTGATCACCTTCAGTTTTGAAAAATTTAATCAAAATAAAATCAGAAATCCAAATAATAAATCTAGAAACCCAATAAAATAATTGATAAAATACGTAAGCTGGAACAGCAAAAATCTTTACAAAACTATTAGCATAAATTTGAAAGAATACTTTAGGTAAAAATTCAGCTGTTATTAAAATAATTAAAGTTGATATTATAGTTTGGAGCATTAAACTTGCAAAAGATGTTAGTTCAAAATTGAAAGATTCAATCCATTGCATTATCATCTCTCCCGAAAAGATACCATAAACAACTAAAACCACGTTATTACCCACAAGCATTGCAGTAATAAACTGTGATGGTTTTTCAATTAACCGAGATAAAATTTTAGCATTAAAATTGTCTTGCTTTTTTTCGATAGAAAGATATACTTTGTTTGAAGAAACATATGCAATCTCCATTCCTGAAAAGAAAGCTGAAAGAAGTAAACAAATGAGTATGACGGCTATGTCCATTTGTAATTAACGCTTGGGATTTTGATGCTTATTGTAAAAATGCCTTCTAAAAAAAAACATACCAATTGCCACCAAAGCAATTATGACACTAAGCCAATAGTTTTCGCCATTCAATGCTTTAGTGTAAGCATCATAAATAAAAAATCCAGCAAAGACTAAATACATATACTGAACTATCTTTAAATAAGTCATAATTAAAAACTTGTTTTCTCAAAAGTAGTAAAAAAAAGTAAATTGGAAAGATTTATTCAGCAGCGTTTACTTCACCCGTACTGTTTTGCATGTTAAAGATTTTAAAATCTTTACTAAAATCCACACCTGGCCCTTGAAGATAACCGCCTTCACCGTCTGTAAATTTGAAGAATTTTTCGGTAAAAAACCACTCATTTTTTTGATCAAAGTACAACTGAGAAGTTTCCATTTTCTTTCCATCATTAGAAGCTATAACAACGTTACCTTGTAAATCTATAATATCTGTTTTCTTATACGAAATAGCATAATCAGATTTTATTGTAGTTGTTATTGTTCCATTTTTATCATACATCGAAACTAAAACCCCTTTGGGAAATTCAGTAAAAGGATTATCGATATTTGAATAATCAAGCATTTTTGGACTCACAAGAGTTGTAAGTATTTTGCCTGAATCGGTATATTTTAAATTTATAGAATCGGCTTCACCAACAGGCACAAAAGCAGACAAATTAGATTTTTGAACTTCTTTTAACGAACCTTCACATGAAAAAAACATAGCCACGATTAAAATCGTGACTATGCTTAAAATTATATGTTTTGATTTTTCAATCATTTTATAAACTAGGAACAACTATACTCTCACCTACCCAACAATCAAAAGCAAGTCTTTTTCCTGACATATTAGCTTGGAAAATTTCAGTTCTTGAAGGAGCAGAAGCTCTATAGCTTGTAGCCATTTTAGCGGCAGTAGTTTTTACTGATGGATCAACTGCACCCGCTTTATCTGCATAGTTAGCTGCTAACCAGTATACAGCTCTTTTTTCAAATGGGTTAGAACCACATTCATTTATACTACTTGCGTATAATTGAGCCATTAATAAGTAAGCCGCTCCATAAGATGGTTTAACTGCCAATGCTTTTCTTGCATAAGTTCTAGCTTGACTCTTACTTGAGTTTTTATAAGCATAAGCCATTTTCATATAAACTGCTGCTTTTTTAGAGTTATCTTGGAACATTGCAGCCGCTTGATTAAAATAATCCATAGCTTTAGAAGTATTCTTTCTTTGCAATTCTACAACACCTAATTTATAAGCCGCATCTGCACTTGGATTTAACTTATATAAAGCCTCAGAAATTTGAGAGAATAATGGATCATTATCACATTCTTTAGCCTCTAATCTATCAGCTGCACGTTTTAACCATTGCTCGTTAGATTTGTTAGCTTCAAATGATTTTTGATAGAATGGTATTAATTTCTCACAAGTAGACAGCTCAACAATAATTGCATCCATACTAGAACCTACAGTTGCGATATCTCCTAAATTAGCTTCAATTTTTGTTTTAGCTTTTTCTTCTTTAACATCTAAAGCTTGACCACCTTCAACTTTATTTAATAATTGATCTAAAGTATTTGAATCTTCTTTTGATAATTCAGTTAATTTTTCAGAGATATCATCATATTTATCAAAAACATGCTGTAAATCAATCCCTTTAACACCAGCTTTGTAATCATTTACAAAAATCTCAAAATAAGCATACAAAGCTCTCGGACTATCAAAATTAGCTAAATCATTTTTGAAAGCATTATCGAAATAACCAAAAGTTTGCTCTTTTGTACCTACTCCATAATCAAACAATGCTAATCCTTTTTTAACATCTACACCTGCTTTACCATATTGAGGGAAGTTAGTTGCATATTCATCATACAACTTTACTAAATCCTGAACATACTTAGCTTTTTCTGTAGGATTACCTTCAGCTCTTTCAATTTGTTGTTTAATTGCATACTCTCCATAAGTATAAACTGCTTTATGGATTGTAGGACAATCTTTTCTTAATTGTGTTAAATATTCGTATGCCGATGGATCTTTAGCCTTTACAGCTGTACCCATTAAACTTACAGTTTCAACACAATCTTGCGCTTGAGCAAAAAAGCCAAAAGCTGCTACAAATAATAATGACAATTTAGTTTTCATATTCAATTTCTATATTTAGTCAATTAATGTTTTCTTAAACCATTTATCTCCTAGAGATAAACCTACTCCTACGTTGAAATAATTCTCTTGAATTAGGCCGTTACTGGTTGTTCCTCTTTTACCAAATTCGAAGCTCAAATCAATTTTAGACAATCCAACTGGTAAACCTAAACCAAAATTCATGCCATAATCATTAATACTCTCATTGTTTATGATTAAACCTGTTTTTTCATATCTAAAACCTGCTCTATAAACCACTCTACTAAAGTAGCTCGAAAAAGAATCGTATTTTGGAATGTAATAACCTCCTAAAGAAACTTTTTGTCCATTTTCAAAACTTGAACTACCATTATCTCCAAAACGATTAATCATTTTTTTAGAACCAATAAAAGAAACTTCAGTTCCAATCATCCATTTATTAGTTTGCCCAATTCCAAAACCTAAAGCTAATTTCGATGGTACAACTAATTTTGAATCAGGTAAATTATATTCGTTAAAATCACTTACAAACTCAGTACCACCAAGACTGTAAGAAACCGTAGCAATATTTCTGTAATTTTTAGAATTTAATTTTGATTCAGGAGAGAAAGTCAAACTTGAAAAAAACTTTCGTTTCTCATCTAATTTCCCACTGTATAATAGTCCAAAATTTGTTGTTACTCCATTTATAGTATACTCATTTCTCTCTCTAGTAGTTAGCTGAACTCCCTCTATTGATTCTCTGATTTCATCACCAGATTTTCCAAAATTATATTCAAGATTCAATCCAAAACTAAAATTTTTATTAATCTTGTATGAAAAACCAAGAAAAACTCTATTGATACTTCCCGAACCTTCTTTTTCAATATATCTAGTTTCATCATCATCTGTAGTTGAAGGGTCATTTTCATTAAATACAGTGTTTTGAATTTGATAACCTGTAACACTGTAAGGCATTAAACCAAAAGACGCACCTAATTTACCCATTGGAATACCAACAGCGATATAATCCAGACTTGTCCTTCTAGCTTTTTCTTCCTGTTCTGTTGTTTTCAAATTATTAAAAGTTGAAGTACCTCCAACACTAAAAGTTGTTATTAATAAATTTGAATACGATGCTGGATTATTTAAATTAACTGACAAACTATCTCCTGTAATAGCCAATCCTCCCATAGCTCTTGCTTCTTGAGTGCCTTTGAATTTGATTTCTCCTAAACCATAATATGAATATGGTGAAGCAGTATTTTCTTGAGAATAACCAACAAACGATGTTAGTAAAATTCCGAAACAAAAAATAAGTTTTTTTAGCATTTTATATTTTTGTGATAATGAAATAATGCGTTCAAACTTTCAAGTAAAAAATTTGAATGGGCAAATATGGTGCTTTTTAAACTTTTAGCCAAAAAATCTGTATCTCCACCTGTTAAAATTATTGTTAAATCTTGAAATTTAAGAGAATATTGTGAAATAAACCCTTCAATTTCAAACATCAAACCATTTACAACACCTGAATAAATCGATTCATTTGTACTATTTCCAATCAAATCACTTGGTAATTCATTCTTTAAT contains:
- a CDS encoding tetratricopeptide repeat protein, whose translation is MKTKLSLLFVAAFGFFAQAQDCVETVSLMGTAVKAKDPSAYEYLTQLRKDCPTIHKAVYTYGEYAIKQQIERAEGNPTEKAKYVQDLVKLYDEYATNFPQYGKAGVDVKKGLALFDYGVGTKEQTFGYFDNAFKNDLANFDSPRALYAYFEIFVNDYKAGVKGIDLQHVFDKYDDISEKLTELSKEDSNTLDQLLNKVEGGQALDVKEEKAKTKIEANLGDIATVGSSMDAIIVELSTCEKLIPFYQKSFEANKSNEQWLKRAADRLEAKECDNDPLFSQISEALYKLNPSADAAYKLGVVELQRKNTSKAMDYFNQAAAMFQDNSKKAAVYMKMAYAYKNSSKSQARTYARKALAVKPSYGAAYLLMAQLYASSINECGSNPFEKRAVYWLAANYADKAGAVDPSVKTTAAKMATSYRASAPSRTEIFQANMSGKRLAFDCWVGESIVVPSL
- a CDS encoding outer membrane protein transport protein, coding for MLKKLIFCFGILLTSFVGYSQENTASPYSYYGLGEIKFKGTQEARAMGGLAITGDSLSVNLNNPASYSNLLITTFSVGGTSTFNNLKTTEQEEKARRTSLDYIAVGIPMGKLGASFGLMPYSVTGYQIQNTVFNENDPSTTDDDETRYIEKEGSGSINRVFLGFSYKINKNFSFGLNLEYNFGKSGDEIRESIEGVQLTTRERNEYTINGVTTNFGLLYSGKLDEKRKFFSSLTFSPESKLNSKNYRNIATVSYSLGGTEFVSDFNEYNLPDSKLVVPSKLALGFGIGQTNKWMIGTEVSFIGSKKMINRFGDNGSSSFENGQKVSLGGYYIPKYDSFSSYFSRVVYRAGFRYEKTGLIINNESINDYGMNFGLGLPVGLSKIDLSFEFGKRGTTSNGLIQENYFNVGVGLSLGDKWFKKTLID
- a CDS encoding hemolysin family protein, whose translation is MDIAVILICLLLSAFFSGMEIAYVSSNKVYLSIEKKQDNFNAKILSRLIEKPSQFITAMLVGNNVVLVVYGIFSGEMIMQWIESFNFELTSFASLMLQTIISTLIILITAEFLPKVFFQIYANSFVKIFAVPAYVFYQLFYWVSRFIIWISDFILIKFFKTEGDQVQDYFSKVELGNFISEQMNGVSDEDEIDSEIQIFQNALEFSDLKARDIMTPRTEISGVDILDSVQELRELFISTGYSKIVVYQNSVDEVLGYVHSFELFKKPKTIKSVMIPIEYVPETIYIKDLLDILTKKRKSMAVILDEYGGTSGIVTVEDIIEELFGEIEDEHDLDEELIDEKLDENSYLFSARLDVEFINEKYNLDIPETDSYSTLGGFVVYHTKEIPQNEEKIRIENFEITIHSASNKKIELVKLSILEEKQ
- the lptC gene encoding LPS export ABC transporter periplasmic protein LptC, with amino-acid sequence MIEKSKHIILSIVTILIVAMFFSCEGSLKEVQKSNLSAFVPVGEADSINLKYTDSGKILTTLVSPKMLDYSNIDNPFTEFPKGVLVSMYDKNGTITTTIKSDYAISYKKTDIIDLQGNVVIASNDGKKMETSQLYFDQKNEWFFTEKFFKFTDGEGGYLQGPGVDFSKDFKIFNMQNSTGEVNAAE